The following proteins are encoded in a genomic region of Saccharopolyspora antimicrobica:
- a CDS encoding NAD(P)/FAD-dependent oxidoreductase, with translation MGSEVVVADSERFVIVGAGMAGAKGAEALRALGFDGRITLLGDEPHRPYERPPLSKEYLLGNTGFDAAYVHDEGWYADNRVDLQLQVSVRRIDRSLRQVELADDTRIDFDKLLITTGAHPRSLPVPGIEAEGVLHLRRVEDSDRIKRTLAEVDRLVVVGAGWIGLEVAAAARAAGVAVTIVETAELPLLRVLGPEVAQVFADLHRAHGVEFRFGTAVDEIRTSGGRTTGVRLTDGAEVPADAVLVAVGVDPDVELAQQAGLRVQNGILVDASLRTPDPNIVAAGDVANAFNPLLGKQIRVEHWANALNQPATAAAAMLGRDAEYSELPYFFTDQYAPDAGGIGMEFLGYVEPGGYEQVVFRGDVAAREFIAFWLNGGRVVAGMNVNVWDVQDQLRTLITSGTTVDPATLADPDTPLNDLIAR, from the coding sequence GTGGGGAGCGAGGTCGTCGTGGCGGATTCGGAGCGGTTCGTGATCGTGGGCGCCGGGATGGCCGGTGCCAAGGGCGCCGAGGCGTTGCGGGCGCTGGGGTTCGACGGGCGGATCACGCTGCTCGGCGACGAACCGCACCGGCCCTACGAACGGCCTCCGCTGTCCAAGGAGTACCTGCTGGGCAACACCGGCTTCGACGCGGCCTACGTGCACGACGAGGGCTGGTACGCCGACAACCGGGTGGACCTCCAGCTCCAGGTGTCGGTGCGGCGGATCGACCGGTCGCTGCGGCAGGTCGAGCTGGCCGACGACACCCGGATCGACTTCGACAAGCTGCTGATCACCACCGGAGCGCACCCGCGATCGCTGCCGGTGCCCGGCATCGAAGCCGAGGGCGTGCTGCACCTGCGGCGCGTCGAGGACTCCGACCGGATCAAGCGGACCCTGGCCGAGGTCGACCGGCTCGTCGTGGTCGGCGCGGGCTGGATCGGCCTGGAGGTCGCGGCCGCGGCCCGCGCCGCCGGAGTGGCCGTGACGATCGTCGAGACGGCCGAACTGCCGCTGCTGCGCGTGCTCGGCCCCGAGGTCGCGCAGGTGTTCGCCGACCTGCACCGGGCGCACGGCGTGGAGTTCCGGTTCGGCACCGCGGTCGACGAGATCCGCACCAGCGGTGGCCGCACGACCGGCGTCCGGCTGACCGACGGCGCCGAGGTCCCGGCGGATGCGGTGCTGGTCGCGGTGGGCGTGGACCCGGACGTCGAGCTCGCCCAGCAGGCCGGGCTCCGGGTGCAGAACGGAATCCTGGTGGACGCCTCGCTGCGCACCCCGGACCCGAACATCGTGGCGGCGGGCGACGTGGCCAACGCCTTCAACCCGCTGCTGGGCAAGCAGATCCGCGTCGAGCACTGGGCGAACGCGCTGAACCAGCCGGCGACCGCGGCGGCCGCGATGCTGGGCCGCGACGCGGAGTACTCGGAACTCCCCTACTTCTTCACCGACCAGTACGCCCCCGATGCGGGCGGGATCGGCATGGAGTTCCTCGGCTACGTCGAGCCGGGCGGCTACGAGCAGGTGGTCTTCCGCGGCGACGTGGCGGCCCGCGAGTTCATCGCCTTCTGGCTGAACGGCGGCCGGGTCGTGGCCGGGATGAACGTGAACGTCTGGGACGTCCAGGACCAGCTGAGAACCCTGATCACCTCGGGAACCACGGTCGACCCGGCAACCCTCGCCGACCCGGACACCCCGCTCAACGACCTCATCGCCCGCTGA
- a CDS encoding S8 family peptidase, protein MSRKGMRGRSARIAGSALALALLVPAGVIGTAEPAPASTAAPAHFVVLGPTGDGLKLTEDSVRAVGGTVVQSWPQIGVVVATSTDPGFADQVRSQPAVEQAGNTRNLAEQLPPAQSTRLETLEGTVNAAAFAAQAAGQEPLEPEQWDMRQIKADQAHQISQGSKDITVGVLDYGIDPTHPDLAPNLDVSKSVSCVNQGVPDTRQESWQPQDPTQDHGTHVAGTIGAARNGVGITGVAPEVNLASVRLIDDDGFIYPEYAICGFIWAAEQGIDVTNNSYFVDPWYLWCDSDPDQRAAAEAVRRAVDYANSKDVLTVTSAGNSNWDLSKPIRDTNSPNNGGPTQDRQTGHDCRILPGELPGVVSVSAVGVDAVKSYYSNYGMGSITVTAPGGDKNQIPDTPSKNGRVLSSVPGGGWGWMQGTSMAGPHAAGVAALLRSAHPEWSSQQVIGALANQADALECPKNYDPDGDGKPDAVCTGGKSGAGFYGAGLIDALDAVR, encoded by the coding sequence GTGTCACGCAAAGGAATGAGGGGGAGATCCGCGCGCATCGCCGGGTCGGCCCTCGCATTGGCACTGCTGGTGCCGGCCGGTGTCATCGGCACCGCCGAGCCGGCGCCGGCGAGCACCGCGGCGCCCGCGCACTTCGTCGTGCTCGGACCGACCGGGGACGGCCTGAAGCTGACCGAGGACTCGGTCCGCGCTGTCGGCGGCACCGTGGTGCAGAGCTGGCCGCAGATCGGGGTCGTCGTGGCGACCTCCACCGATCCCGGCTTCGCCGACCAGGTGCGCAGCCAGCCCGCGGTCGAGCAGGCGGGCAACACCCGCAACCTCGCCGAGCAGCTCCCGCCGGCGCAGTCGACGCGGCTGGAGACGCTGGAGGGCACCGTCAACGCCGCCGCGTTCGCCGCGCAGGCCGCCGGGCAGGAGCCGCTGGAGCCCGAGCAGTGGGACATGCGGCAGATCAAGGCCGACCAGGCCCACCAGATCTCCCAGGGAAGCAAGGACATCACCGTCGGCGTGCTGGACTACGGCATCGACCCGACGCACCCCGACCTCGCCCCGAACCTGGACGTCTCCAAGTCGGTGAGCTGCGTCAACCAGGGCGTCCCGGACACCCGGCAGGAGTCCTGGCAGCCGCAGGACCCGACGCAGGACCACGGCACGCACGTGGCGGGCACCATCGGCGCGGCCCGCAACGGCGTCGGCATCACCGGTGTCGCCCCGGAGGTCAACCTGGCCTCGGTGCGGCTGATCGACGACGACGGGTTCATCTACCCCGAGTACGCGATCTGCGGTTTCATCTGGGCCGCTGAGCAGGGCATCGACGTCACCAACAACTCCTACTTCGTCGACCCGTGGTACCTCTGGTGCGACAGCGACCCGGACCAGCGGGCCGCGGCGGAGGCGGTGCGCCGCGCCGTCGACTACGCCAACAGCAAGGACGTCCTGACCGTGACGTCGGCGGGCAACAGCAACTGGGACCTGTCCAAGCCGATCCGCGACACCAACAGCCCGAACAACGGCGGCCCGACGCAGGACCGCCAGACCGGGCACGACTGCCGCATCCTGCCGGGCGAGCTGCCGGGCGTGGTCTCGGTGTCCGCGGTGGGCGTCGACGCGGTGAAGTCGTACTACTCCAACTACGGCATGGGTTCCATCACGGTGACCGCCCCGGGCGGTGACAAGAACCAGATCCCGGACACCCCGTCGAAGAACGGCCGGGTGCTGTCCTCGGTGCCCGGCGGTGGCTGGGGCTGGATGCAGGGCACCTCGATGGCGGGCCCGCACGCGGCCGGTGTGGCCGCGCTGCTGCGCAGCGCCCACCCGGAGTGGAGCAGCCAGCAGGTGATCGGCGCGCTGGCCAACCAGGCGGACGCGCTGGAGTGCCCGAAGAACTACGACCCGGACGGCGACGGCAAGCCGGACGCGGTCTGCACCGGCGGCAAGAGCGGAGCGGGCTTCTACGGCGCCGGGCTGATCGACGCCCTGGACGCCGTCCGCTGA
- a CDS encoding bifunctional FO biosynthesis protein CofGH, with the protein MSVVDLQLAQPEPTPSASAMRRALRRATDGVSLDAAEAAVLLHARGDDLEKLLAAAGRARDAHLVAEGRPGIVTHARNVFIPLTRLCRDRCHYCTFATVPHRVESAFLEREEVVEIARQGAAAGCTEALFTLGDRPEERWSAAAEWLEARGYSSTVDYVRSCAIAVLEETGLLPHLNPGVLSWSELTRLKPVAASMGMMLETTAERLWRDKGGPHFGSPDKEPAVRLRALEDAGRVAVPFTSGILIGIGENRTERAESLLALRGIARQYGHLQEIIVQNFRAKPDTAMRDVPDADLHDLAATVAVARLLMPSGVSVQAPPNLVGDQQLLMLRAGIDDWGGVSPVTPDHVSPEHPWPQLDDLATTTAEAGFELRERLTAYPRYVRAGLAGDSTQWLDLRVAGHVAALATADGLARPDAEIVGREWQEPDGGFDSIGRTDLHRSIDTTGRTEDRRGDFDTVYGDWDELRAQVPAGTAPERLDADVRAGLRLASSDPAALLGEAHHDAAMALLTCDGAALDELTRIADELRREVVGDDITYVVNRNINFSNICYVGCRFCAFAQRERDADAYRLSPEEVADRADEAWRAGATEICMQGGIDPRLPVSGYADLVRAIKRRVPEMHVHAFSPMEIVSAAAKAGVSIADWLAELKEAGLGSIPGTAAEILDDEVRWVLTKGKLPAAEWVEVISTAHRLGIPSSSTMMYGHVDTPEHWLGHFRTLAGVQDTAAEHGNAGLTEFVPLPFVHRNAPIYLAGLARPGPTNRDNRAVHAMARVLLHGRIDNVQCSWVKLGDTGTTEVLHGGANDVGGTLMEETISRMAGSEHGSERSVEELHELAARAGRPARQRTTTYGRPGRVQLGVSPA; encoded by the coding sequence GTGTCGGTAGTAGATCTGCAACTCGCCCAGCCGGAACCCACCCCGAGCGCATCGGCCATGCGCCGAGCGCTCCGCCGGGCCACCGACGGTGTTTCGCTGGACGCCGCCGAAGCCGCCGTGCTGCTGCACGCTCGCGGCGATGACCTGGAGAAACTGCTGGCCGCCGCGGGTCGCGCGCGGGATGCGCACCTGGTCGCCGAGGGACGGCCGGGGATCGTCACGCACGCCCGCAACGTGTTCATACCGCTGACCCGGTTGTGCCGCGACCGCTGTCATTACTGCACCTTCGCCACCGTCCCGCACCGCGTCGAATCGGCGTTCCTGGAGCGCGAGGAGGTCGTGGAGATCGCCCGGCAGGGCGCCGCCGCCGGCTGCACGGAAGCCCTGTTCACATTGGGCGATCGGCCGGAGGAGCGCTGGTCGGCGGCCGCGGAGTGGCTGGAGGCGCGCGGCTACTCCTCCACTGTGGACTACGTGCGGTCCTGCGCGATCGCGGTGCTGGAGGAGACCGGGCTGCTGCCGCACCTGAACCCCGGCGTGCTGTCCTGGTCGGAGCTGACCAGGCTGAAGCCGGTCGCGGCGAGCATGGGCATGATGCTGGAGACCACCGCCGAGCGGCTGTGGCGGGACAAGGGCGGGCCGCACTTCGGCAGCCCGGACAAGGAGCCCGCGGTCCGGTTGCGCGCGCTGGAGGACGCCGGGCGCGTCGCGGTGCCGTTCACCAGCGGGATCCTCATCGGCATCGGGGAGAACCGCACCGAGCGCGCCGAGTCGCTGCTCGCGCTGCGCGGCATCGCCCGCCAGTACGGGCACCTGCAGGAAATCATCGTGCAGAACTTCCGGGCCAAGCCGGACACCGCGATGCGCGACGTGCCCGACGCCGACCTGCACGACCTGGCCGCCACCGTTGCGGTCGCACGGCTGCTGATGCCCTCCGGCGTCAGCGTGCAGGCACCGCCGAACCTGGTCGGCGACCAGCAGCTGCTGATGCTGCGGGCCGGCATCGACGACTGGGGCGGGGTGTCCCCGGTGACCCCGGACCACGTCAGCCCCGAGCACCCGTGGCCCCAGCTGGACGACCTGGCCACGACCACCGCGGAAGCCGGCTTCGAGCTGCGCGAGCGCCTCACCGCCTACCCGCGCTACGTGCGCGCGGGGCTCGCGGGCGACAGCACGCAGTGGCTGGACCTGCGGGTGGCCGGGCACGTCGCGGCGCTGGCCACCGCGGACGGCCTGGCGCGGCCGGACGCCGAGATCGTCGGCCGCGAGTGGCAGGAGCCCGATGGCGGGTTCGATTCCATCGGCCGCACCGACCTGCACCGCAGCATCGACACCACGGGCCGCACCGAGGACCGCCGCGGCGACTTCGACACCGTCTACGGCGACTGGGACGAGCTGCGCGCCCAGGTGCCAGCGGGCACCGCTCCGGAGCGGCTCGACGCCGACGTGCGCGCCGGGCTCCGGCTGGCCTCCTCCGACCCGGCCGCGCTGCTCGGCGAAGCCCACCACGACGCGGCGATGGCCTTGCTGACCTGCGACGGAGCCGCGCTGGACGAGCTCACCCGGATCGCCGACGAGCTGCGCAGGGAGGTCGTCGGCGACGACATCACCTACGTGGTCAACCGCAACATCAACTTCTCCAACATCTGCTACGTGGGCTGCCGGTTCTGCGCCTTCGCGCAGCGCGAGCGCGACGCGGACGCCTACCGGCTCTCGCCGGAGGAGGTCGCCGACCGCGCCGACGAGGCGTGGCGGGCCGGGGCCACCGAGATCTGCATGCAGGGCGGCATCGACCCGCGGCTGCCGGTGTCCGGCTACGCCGACCTGGTGCGCGCGATCAAGCGGCGGGTGCCGGAGATGCACGTGCACGCCTTCAGCCCGATGGAGATCGTCAGCGCCGCGGCCAAGGCCGGGGTGAGCATCGCGGACTGGCTGGCCGAGCTGAAGGAGGCCGGGCTGGGCAGCATCCCGGGCACCGCGGCGGAGATCCTCGACGACGAGGTGCGCTGGGTGCTGACCAAGGGCAAGCTGCCCGCCGCCGAGTGGGTGGAGGTCATCAGCACCGCGCACCGGCTGGGCATCCCGTCCTCGTCGACGATGATGTACGGCCACGTCGACACGCCCGAGCACTGGCTGGGCCACTTCCGGACGCTCGCCGGGGTGCAGGACACCGCTGCCGAGCACGGCAACGCGGGGCTGACCGAGTTCGTGCCGCTGCCGTTCGTGCACCGCAACGCGCCGATCTACCTCGCCGGGCTCGCCCGGCCGGGTCCCACGAACAGGGACAACCGCGCGGTGCACGCGATGGCGCGCGTGCTGCTGCACGGCCGCATCGACAACGTCCAGTGCTCCTGGGTCAAGCTCGGCGACACCGGGACGACCGAGGTGCTGCACGGCGGCGCCAACGACGTCGGAGGCACTCTGATGGAGGAGACCATCAGCCGGATGGCGGGCTCGGAGCACGGTTCGGAGCGCAGCGTCGAGGAGCTGCACGAGCTGGCCGCCAGGGCGGGCCGCCCGGCGCGCCAGCGGACCACCACCTACGGCCGTCCGGGCCGGGTGCAGCTGGGCGTCAGCCCGGCCTGA
- the trpS gene encoding tryptophan--tRNA ligase encodes MSSDTAPQNSQSAARPRVLSGIQPTADSFHLGNYLGALREWVAMQDEHDAFYCVVDLHAITVEQDPAQLRQRTRLSAAQLLALGIDPDRSTLFVQSHVPEHAQLSWVLECQTGFGEAGRMTQFKDKSARQEAEHVSVGLFTYPVLQAADILLYQADAVPVGEDQRQHLELTRNLAQRFNSRYGATFTVPAAHIPKGTAKIYDLQDPTAKMSKSVPAGVVELMETPKRSAKKIRSAVTDLEREIRYDVDNKPGISNLLVIYSALTDRSIPELEAAYEGKGYGDLKKDLGEVVVEFATPFQEKVHGYLDDPAELDKVLHRGAERAREVASETLRTVFDRVGFLPPMG; translated from the coding sequence GTGAGCAGCGACACCGCACCTCAGAACAGCCAGTCCGCGGCTCGGCCGCGCGTGTTGTCCGGCATCCAGCCGACCGCCGACTCGTTCCACCTCGGCAACTACCTGGGCGCCCTGCGGGAGTGGGTCGCCATGCAGGACGAGCACGACGCCTTCTACTGCGTCGTCGACCTGCACGCCATCACCGTCGAGCAGGACCCGGCGCAGCTGCGCCAGCGCACCCGGCTGTCCGCCGCCCAGCTGCTCGCCCTCGGCATCGACCCGGACCGCTCCACGCTGTTCGTGCAGAGCCACGTCCCGGAGCACGCCCAGCTCAGCTGGGTGCTGGAGTGCCAGACCGGCTTCGGCGAGGCCGGCCGGATGACCCAGTTCAAGGACAAGTCCGCGCGGCAGGAGGCCGAGCACGTCAGCGTCGGGCTGTTCACCTACCCGGTCCTGCAGGCCGCCGATATCCTGCTCTACCAGGCCGACGCGGTCCCGGTCGGCGAGGACCAGCGCCAGCACCTGGAGCTCACCCGCAACCTGGCGCAGCGGTTCAACTCCCGCTACGGCGCCACCTTCACCGTCCCGGCCGCGCACATCCCCAAGGGCACCGCGAAGATCTACGACCTGCAGGACCCGACGGCCAAGATGAGCAAGTCTGTCCCGGCGGGCGTGGTCGAGCTGATGGAGACGCCGAAGCGCTCGGCGAAGAAGATCCGCTCCGCGGTCACCGACCTGGAGCGCGAGATCCGCTACGACGTGGACAACAAGCCCGGCATCAGCAACCTGCTGGTGATCTACTCGGCGCTGACCGACCGCAGCATCCCGGAGCTGGAGGCCGCCTACGAGGGCAAGGGCTACGGTGACCTGAAGAAGGACCTCGGCGAGGTCGTGGTCGAGTTCGCGACGCCGTTCCAGGAGAAGGTCCACGGCTACCTCGACGACCCGGCGGAGCTGGACAAGGTGCTGCACCGCGGCGCCGAGCGGGCCCGCGAGGTGGCGAGCGAGACGCTGCGCACCGTGTTCGATCGGGTGGGCTTCCTGCCGCCGATGGGCTGA
- the yhjD gene encoding inner membrane protein YhjD, translated as MAGQQDEKPGRMAVLRRKHPWLDRLIRAFERYQKQYGDYYAAAITYFSVLALVPLLMIAFAVAGFVLAGNPELLGRLQDSITSAVPSPAMSQMLTGVVDQAIRQAGAVGVIGLLTALYSGLGWMTNLREALTAQWTQVPEQQPMLRRMVSDLLSLIGLGAAMALSFGISALGGVGLRLFELVGIEHTTAAVYSLRALTTVLSLTASWLVFLWVLARLPRKPVTLRTAVWGALFAAIGFEILKQVAVIYLNSVTSSPAGAAFGPILGLLVFANLTSRFILFVTAWTASAPENMETVPPPPPGPAIIRPVVQVRRGVGTRATASLLSLGAVAGWSLRRRR; from the coding sequence GTGGCCGGGCAGCAGGACGAGAAGCCGGGGCGGATGGCGGTGCTGCGCCGCAAGCACCCGTGGCTGGACCGGCTGATCCGCGCGTTCGAGCGGTACCAGAAGCAGTACGGCGACTACTACGCCGCGGCGATCACCTACTTCAGCGTGCTCGCGCTGGTCCCGCTGCTGATGATCGCCTTCGCGGTCGCCGGTTTCGTGCTGGCCGGCAATCCCGAGCTGCTCGGGCGGCTGCAGGACTCGATCACCTCGGCGGTGCCCAGCCCGGCGATGAGCCAGATGCTGACCGGCGTCGTCGACCAGGCGATCCGGCAGGCGGGCGCGGTCGGGGTGATCGGTCTGCTCACCGCGCTGTACTCCGGCCTGGGCTGGATGACGAACCTGCGCGAGGCGCTGACCGCGCAGTGGACCCAGGTCCCGGAACAGCAGCCGATGCTGCGCCGGATGGTCTCCGACCTGCTGTCCCTGATCGGTCTCGGCGCGGCGATGGCGCTCTCGTTCGGGATCAGCGCGCTCGGCGGCGTCGGGCTGCGGCTGTTCGAGCTGGTCGGGATCGAGCACACCACGGCGGCGGTGTACTCGCTCCGGGCCCTGACCACCGTGCTGTCGCTGACGGCGAGCTGGCTGGTGTTCCTGTGGGTGCTGGCGAGGCTGCCGCGCAAACCGGTCACCCTCCGCACGGCGGTGTGGGGCGCGCTGTTCGCCGCCATCGGTTTCGAGATCCTCAAGCAGGTCGCGGTGATCTACCTGAACAGCGTGACCAGCTCGCCGGCCGGAGCGGCGTTCGGCCCGATACTCGGTCTGCTGGTCTTCGCGAACCTGACCTCGCGGTTCATCCTGTTCGTCACGGCCTGGACGGCATCGGCCCCGGAGAACATGGAAACCGTGCCGCCGCCCCCGCCGGGTCCGGCGATCATCCGCCCGGTGGTCCAGGTCCGCCGAGGCGTCGGCACACGCGCCACGGCAAGCCTGCTCAGCCTGGGAGCGGTCGCAGGCTGGTCGCTGCGCCGACGCCGCTGA
- a CDS encoding TetR/AcrR family transcriptional regulator, with the protein MSRARGRPRNPEADRAILQAALEVFIEGGVEGASIEQIAKRAGVGKLTVYRRWDSKEAVLAAAIETARDGIPEAPADLADLPVTTLVRKLLPGLAEAIAEPRLRAMIARIFGASVSHPELMATYWENYVVPRRRNTRALLERAQAEGTIAADADLDALIDMMVGAVLFRLVQPEPLDVAGATAYLESVYRQAGLL; encoded by the coding sequence GTGAGTCGTGCCCGCGGGCGGCCGCGCAATCCGGAAGCGGACCGGGCGATCCTCCAGGCCGCGCTGGAGGTGTTCATCGAGGGCGGCGTCGAAGGCGCCAGCATCGAGCAGATCGCCAAGCGCGCGGGCGTCGGCAAGCTGACCGTGTACCGGCGGTGGGATTCCAAGGAAGCGGTGCTGGCCGCCGCCATCGAGACTGCCCGGGACGGGATCCCCGAAGCACCGGCCGATCTCGCCGATCTGCCGGTGACGACGCTGGTCCGGAAGCTGCTGCCGGGGCTCGCCGAGGCGATCGCCGAACCGCGGCTGCGCGCGATGATCGCCCGCATCTTCGGGGCGAGCGTCAGTCACCCGGAGCTGATGGCGACCTACTGGGAGAACTACGTCGTGCCCCGGCGGCGGAACACCCGGGCGCTGCTGGAGCGCGCGCAGGCCGAGGGCACGATCGCGGCCGATGCCGACCTGGACGCGCTGATCGACATGATGGTCGGCGCCGTGCTCTTCCGGCTGGTGCAGCCCGAACCGCTCGACGTCGCCGGGGCCACCGCCTACCTGGAGTCGGTGTACCGGCAGGCCGGACTGCTGTGA
- a CDS encoding FAD-dependent monooxygenase: MGVLVVGAGPTGLALACGLRAHGVPVRVIDRAAGPATTSRANILHARGVEVLNRLGALGDLPDRAQHAVRITLHAADKPLATVSFGEIEGDQLSALLVSQAEVEAVLRGRLTELGGAVEWDRELTDLVQDADGVTATVSGETSRADYVVGCDGAHSAVRRLTGIGFPGAQLVDQWLLADVDADWDLDRLGSSGWFARDGLFLAMPMRSETDDRWRVMADVEHAEDDVLAQLRRLLPERTGRTDARLREATWTSAFRIHRRLADSYRAGRVLLAGDAAHIHSPFGGQGMNTGIGDAENLAWKLALVVRGRAGSALLDTYQAERRPLAEDVLRGTTANTKIMLANGIVGRAVRNLFTRVANLDAFQRRGTWLASQLWVNYRRGPLGSRRGPRPRPGDRVPDLVCQDADGRPTRLHTELRGRWAVLSGQRPETPLGDAAVHLVPEDRRDEIWLIRPDAHLAWRGTSAAELTRWLETTLLLAGRTS, encoded by the coding sequence ATGGGCGTTCTCGTGGTGGGAGCCGGCCCGACCGGCCTGGCGCTGGCATGCGGATTGCGCGCGCACGGCGTGCCGGTTCGCGTGATCGATCGGGCCGCGGGCCCGGCGACGACGTCGCGGGCGAACATCCTGCACGCGCGCGGCGTCGAGGTGCTGAACCGGCTGGGCGCGCTCGGCGACCTGCCGGATCGCGCTCAGCACGCCGTCCGGATCACACTGCACGCCGCCGACAAACCGCTGGCCACCGTCAGCTTCGGCGAGATCGAGGGCGATCAGCTCTCCGCTCTGCTGGTGTCGCAGGCCGAGGTGGAGGCCGTGCTGCGCGGGCGGTTGACCGAGCTCGGCGGCGCGGTCGAGTGGGATCGCGAGCTCACCGACCTGGTGCAGGACGCCGACGGCGTGACCGCCACGGTTTCCGGCGAGACCTCGCGCGCGGACTACGTGGTGGGCTGCGACGGCGCGCACAGCGCGGTGCGCAGGCTCACCGGCATCGGCTTCCCCGGCGCGCAGCTGGTGGACCAGTGGCTGCTCGCCGACGTAGACGCCGACTGGGACCTGGACCGGCTCGGCTCCTCGGGCTGGTTCGCCCGGGACGGGCTGTTCCTCGCGATGCCGATGCGCAGCGAGACCGACGACCGGTGGCGGGTGATGGCCGACGTCGAGCACGCGGAGGACGACGTCCTGGCGCAGCTGCGGCGCCTGCTCCCCGAGCGCACCGGCCGCACCGACGCACGACTGCGCGAGGCCACCTGGACATCGGCGTTCCGCATCCACCGCAGGCTCGCCGACAGCTACCGCGCCGGACGGGTCCTGCTGGCCGGGGACGCCGCGCACATCCACAGCCCGTTCGGCGGTCAGGGCATGAACACCGGCATCGGCGACGCCGAGAACCTGGCGTGGAAGCTCGCGCTGGTGGTGCGAGGCCGGGCCGGGAGCGCGCTGCTGGACACCTACCAGGCCGAACGGCGACCGCTGGCCGAGGACGTCCTGCGCGGCACCACGGCGAACACCAAGATCATGCTGGCCAACGGGATCGTCGGCCGGGCGGTGCGCAACCTGTTCACCCGCGTCGCCAACCTCGACGCGTTCCAGCGGCGCGGAACCTGGCTGGCATCGCAGCTGTGGGTGAACTACCGCCGCGGCCCGCTCGGCTCCCGCCGCGGCCCGCGGCCCCGTCCCGGCGACCGGGTGCCGGACCTGGTGTGCCAGGACGCCGACGGCCGCCCGACGCGGTTGCACACCGAGCTCCGAGGCCGCTGGGCGGTGCTTTCCGGTCAGCGGCCGGAAACTCCGCTCGGAGATGCCGCCGTGCACCTGGTTCCGGAAGATCGCCGGGACGAGATCTGGCTGATACGCCCGGACGCCCACCTGGCCTGGCGCGGAACCAGCGCGGCAGAACTCACCCGCTGGCTCGAAACAACCCTGCTGTTGGCCGGGAGGACCTCATGA
- a CDS encoding D-alanyl-D-alanine carboxypeptidase family protein codes for MALPLLSGTAHAEDCYIAAPPPPVDTSEVPLPGQPVPEPVPVPETPVGGEQLGGCGPAFPLYAPALPTEITAASWLVADLDTGAVLAAHEPHARHRPASTIKVLTALVALRELQLDDTLVATQEDANQEGSRVGLAPGATYTVRDVLTGLILRSGNDAAHALAMKLGGIEATVDKMNALAKSLGALDTRAATPSGLDGPGMSTSAYDLAVVFRVAMQNPAFAEIVSTHQAFLPGAPGGPPLEVWSDNQVLRAYPGGLGGKTGFTDDARHTYIGAADHGGRRLVAVLMRGENQPVRLSAQTMRLLDYGFELNGAPVGELVTASPAPIADVEPVDQSVQAQPEDPMFGTIGGPLALLAAAAVAVVAAVAVQRRRAALARRRRSGGDDHP; via the coding sequence GTGGCGCTCCCGCTCCTGAGCGGCACCGCGCACGCCGAGGACTGCTACATCGCAGCGCCCCCGCCGCCGGTGGACACCTCCGAGGTGCCGTTACCCGGCCAGCCGGTCCCGGAGCCCGTGCCGGTCCCGGAGACGCCCGTCGGTGGCGAGCAGCTGGGCGGGTGCGGGCCCGCCTTCCCGCTCTACGCTCCCGCGCTGCCGACCGAGATCACCGCGGCCAGCTGGCTGGTCGCAGATCTGGACACCGGTGCGGTGCTGGCCGCGCACGAGCCGCACGCCCGGCACCGCCCGGCGTCCACCATCAAGGTGCTGACCGCGCTCGTCGCGCTCCGCGAGCTCCAGCTCGACGACACGCTCGTGGCCACCCAGGAGGACGCCAACCAGGAGGGCAGCCGGGTCGGGCTCGCTCCCGGCGCCACCTACACCGTCCGGGACGTGCTGACCGGGCTGATCCTGCGGTCCGGCAACGACGCCGCGCACGCGCTGGCGATGAAGCTGGGCGGGATCGAGGCCACCGTCGACAAGATGAACGCGCTGGCGAAGTCGCTCGGCGCGCTGGACACCCGCGCGGCGACACCGTCCGGTTTGGACGGTCCGGGGATGAGCACCTCCGCCTACGACCTGGCGGTCGTCTTCCGGGTGGCCATGCAGAACCCGGCGTTCGCCGAGATCGTGAGCACGCACCAGGCCTTCCTGCCCGGCGCACCGGGTGGTCCGCCGCTGGAGGTCTGGAGCGACAACCAGGTTCTGCGGGCCTACCCGGGCGGGCTGGGCGGCAAGACCGGGTTCACCGACGACGCCCGGCACACCTACATCGGCGCGGCCGACCACGGCGGGCGGCGGCTGGTGGCGGTGCTGATGCGCGGCGAGAACCAGCCGGTGCGGCTGTCCGCGCAGACCATGCGGCTGCTGGACTACGGCTTCGAGCTGAACGGCGCCCCGGTCGGCGAGCTGGTCACCGCTTCCCCGGCGCCGATCGCGGATGTCGAGCCGGTGGACCAGTCGGTGCAGGCGCAGCCGGAGGACCCCATGTTCGGCACGATCGGCGGGCCGCTCGCGCTGCTGGCCGCAGCAGCCGTCGCCGTGGTCGCCGCGGTCGCGGTGCAGCGGCGCCGGGCCGCACTCGCCCGCCGCCGGCGCAGCGGCGGCGACGACCACCCCTAA